The Neodiprion fabricii isolate iyNeoFabr1 chromosome 4, iyNeoFabr1.1, whole genome shotgun sequence genome window below encodes:
- the LOC124179746 gene encoding MORC family CW-type zinc finger protein 4-like, producing the protein MEDDNNTVIPNLHGLWIECCEPTCKKWRYVANIDDPLEVPEEWYCSMNPDKSRNKCSAPECTELPKDEMFIESKFKAGSIVWAKVIGHPWSPAMIDFSPEFKRFYWFDNPNSIVPSQYYVTFFGKTIVTRAWIKSNFFKPFVGNENPSFALKAKLRGKNLTVSQRKKIVEGCAIAEEAMHLTILQRLKKYSYNSWRLAKQLSKLFKNTENSTNSIQPAPHADSGSSENDAGPSGIEKNTLIVINDRPRRSLKQPKKKEQEKYSTKTSFKREKTPVVTTAENENTELNDSGINNATEMSSSSNCDSLNDTCSVNSSLLQDSLTFKGEGTFLAPLNRHAIDTRKEQKNQGVAEKYSVLPDKKHLNVSEIRKAVNKPFQKLVVNSNVAQTKNEEPSSIDKVIEEGEATMVKSPEVIECSPQRPPSSLSLRLRSLNEDRKNRCSLQGSMSEKLIRNDKENELPGSRYLKALSEFTTRDESAHESWTQSGRKTGDQTSAIRKPPAWFFDDKKREEEQEKSFEKVISRMSIDGDIDRIRTEARQSLLSETSGESGPTVSRQNERLEKRPQHIQYIELLTSDEDF; encoded by the exons ATGGAGGACGATAACAATACCGTGATACCCAACTTACATGGTCTCTGGATCGAATGCTGCGAACCAACTTGCAAAAAGTGGCGTTACGTAGCGAACATCGATGACCCGCTTGAAGTGCCTGAAGAATGGTATTGCTCCATGAATCCCG ATAAATCAAGAAACAAATGTTCGGCACCGGAGTGCACGGAACTCCCGAAGGACGAAATGTTCATCGAGAGTAAATTCAAGGCAGGGAGTATCGTGTGGGCCAAAGTAATCGGGCATCCATGGAGTCCGGCGATGATCGACTTCTCTCCCGAATTTAAGCGATTTTATTGGTTCGACAATCCCAATTCGATCGTACCG AGCCAGTATTACGTgacatttttcggcaaaaCTATAGTGACTCGCGCCTGGATTAAAAGCAATTTCTTCAAACCATTTGTAGGAAATGAGAATCCCTCGTTTGCCCTGAAG GCTAAGCTCCGTGGGAAAAATTTGACCGTTTCACAACGCAAAAAGATTGTCGAAGGATGTGCCATTGCGGAGGAGGCAATGCATCTAACAATTTTgcagagattgaaaaaatacagttACAACTCTTGGAGATTGGCCAAGCAGCTGTCTAAATTATTTAAGAATACGGAGAATAGCACCAATTCAATTCAACCTGCTCCTCATGCAGATTCTGGTAGCTCTGAAAACG aTGCCGGGCCGAGCGGTATCGAAAAGAATACCCTGATCGTCATAAACGACAGACCGAGAAGATCCCTGAAgcaaccaaaaaaaaaggaacaggaaaaatattcaacaaagaCATCATTTAAACGTGAGAAAACACCCGTAGTAACGACAGCAGAAAATGAGAATACAGAACTCAATGACAGCGGGATAAATAATGCTACCGAAATGTCAAGTAGTTCGAACTGTGATTCGTTGAACGACACTTGTAGCGTTAATTCGAGCCTTCTCCAAGACTCCTTGACGTTTAAAGGCGAGGGAACATTTCTGGCTCCCTTGAACAGACATGCGATTGACACGAGGAAAGAGCAGAAAAACCAAGGTGtagcagaaaaatattcggtTCTCCCTGACAAGAAACATCTGAACGTATCGGAAATTCGCAAAGCGGTGAACAAGCCATTCCAAAAGCTGGTTGTGAATTCCAACGTTGCTCaaacgaaaaacgaagaacCGTCTTCGATCGACAAAGTCATCGAAGAGGGCGAGGCAACGATGGTCAAATCGCCTGAAGTGATAGAGTGCTCACCTCAGCGTCCGCCCAGTAGTCTTTCCCTGAGGTTGAGATCCCTCAACGAGGACAGAAAGAATCGGTGCAGCTTGCAAGGATCGATGTCCGAGAAGTTGATTAGGAATGACAAAGAAAACGAACTTCCGGGATCTCGATATCTTAAAGCACTCTCCGAATTCACAACGAGAGACGAATCGGCTCATGAAAGTTGGACTCAGTCTGGCCGAAAAACCGGAGACCAGACTTCCGCTATCCGCAAACCGCCGGCATGGTTCTTTGATGATAAGAAGAGGGAGGAAGAGCAGGAGAAAAGCTTTGAGAAAGTGATTTCTCGAATGTCTATCGACGGTGATATCGACAGGATTCGTACCGAGGCAAGACAGAGCTTGCTCAGTGAGACGTCAGGAGAATCGGGTCCGACTGTAAGTCGACAGAATGAGAGGTTGGAAAAACGACCGCAGCACATTCAG TACATCGAGCTGCTCACTAGTGATGAGGATTTTTAA